A genome region from Colwellia sp. Arc7-D includes the following:
- a CDS encoding YebC/PmpR family DNA-binding transcriptional regulator, with the protein MGRAYQNRKLSMAKTAGQKTKVYSKYGKEIYVLAKNGGVDPDGNLSLRRTIEKAKKDQVPTHVIEKALEKATGVGGEDYVESRYEGFGPGNCMVIIDCLTDNGNRTIKDVRQCFTKTYSKIGSSGTVSHMFDHQAVFAFKGEDDEVILENLMMADIDVTDVELEDGIITVYAPHTEFFKLKTEFAENMADVELEVEEITWVPQTYTEISGEDDLANFEKFINMLEDCDDVQNIYHNAELPEE; encoded by the coding sequence ATGGGCAGAGCATACCAAAACCGTAAATTATCAATGGCTAAAACTGCAGGCCAAAAAACTAAAGTTTATTCAAAATACGGCAAAGAAATCTACGTATTAGCGAAAAATGGTGGTGTAGACCCCGATGGTAACCTTTCTTTGCGTCGCACTATTGAAAAAGCGAAAAAAGATCAAGTGCCTACTCACGTTATTGAAAAAGCATTAGAAAAAGCTACAGGTGTTGGCGGCGAAGATTATGTTGAATCACGCTACGAGGGCTTTGGTCCGGGCAATTGTATGGTAATTATTGATTGTTTAACCGATAACGGTAACCGAACTATTAAAGATGTTCGTCAATGTTTTACCAAAACTTATTCGAAAATTGGTTCATCAGGCACAGTTTCTCACATGTTTGATCATCAAGCTGTTTTCGCTTTTAAAGGTGAAGATGACGAAGTTATATTAGAAAATTTAATGATGGCAGATATCGACGTTACAGATGTCGAGCTTGAAGACGGCATTATTACTGTTTATGCACCGCATACTGAGTTTTTTAAACTAAAAACTGAGTTTGCAGAAAACATGGCTGATGTTGAACTTGAAGTAGAAGAAATTACCTGGGTACCTCAAACTTATACTGAAATTTCTGGTGAAGATGACTTAGCTAATTTCGAAAAATTCATCAACATGCTTGAAGATTGTGATGACGTACAAAATATTTATCACAATGCTGAGCTTCCAGAAGAATAA
- a CDS encoding enoyl-CoA hydratase-related protein: MNTHPNLVDCKLTLSNKVVTLTFNRHDVRNALTGTSIADDIVNTVEWINKTPDIAVLIITGAGSAFSSGGNIKDMAERAGDFAGDVQALERRYREGIQRIPLALHKLEVPVIAAVNGPAIGAGFDIANMCDIRIASTKAKFGETFVNLGIIPGDGGAWFMQRLIGYQKAAELTFTGRVIDAQEAKEIGVVLEVVEPENLIEKVNQLANEMAAKPVASLRLTKRLMKLAQRTELPDFLDMCAVFQGMCHNNPEHLTAVNTMIEKLTK; encoded by the coding sequence ATGAATACACACCCTAACTTGGTCGACTGTAAACTAACACTCAGTAATAAAGTGGTTACCTTGACCTTTAATCGTCACGATGTGCGTAATGCATTAACGGGCACTTCAATAGCAGATGATATTGTTAACACGGTTGAGTGGATTAATAAAACCCCTGACATAGCAGTGCTGATCATCACAGGTGCAGGCTCTGCTTTTTCTTCGGGCGGCAATATAAAAGATATGGCTGAGCGCGCTGGCGATTTTGCTGGCGATGTACAAGCACTAGAAAGACGTTATCGAGAAGGTATTCAACGTATACCTTTAGCACTACATAAACTGGAAGTTCCGGTGATTGCAGCTGTAAACGGCCCTGCAATTGGCGCAGGCTTTGATATTGCCAATATGTGCGATATTAGAATTGCCTCAACCAAAGCCAAGTTTGGTGAAACTTTTGTTAATTTAGGTATTATCCCAGGTGATGGTGGTGCATGGTTTATGCAACGCTTAATTGGATATCAAAAAGCCGCAGAGCTAACCTTTACTGGACGTGTTATTGATGCACAAGAAGCCAAAGAAATAGGTGTTGTTTTAGAGGTTGTCGAGCCAGAAAATCTCATCGAAAAAGTGAACCAACTTGCCAATGAAATGGCCGCTAAGCCAGTCGCCTCATTAAGGTTAACAAAGCGTTTAATGAAATTGGCACAACGCACAGAGTTACCCGATTTTCTTGATATGTGCGCTGTATTTCAGGGTATGTGTCATAACAACCCTGAACATTTAACAGCCGTAAATACCATGATTGAGAAACTGACAAAATAA
- the glsB gene encoding glutaminase B, producing the protein MIKDISNLQVKLQTLIAGQKGFYTQGKVADYIPALAEVSAKKMGVCVTTIDGKTAGAGDYQEPFSIQSISKVFGLVMAMKRIGDDLWTRVNMEPSGQPFNSIIQLEWEKGIPRNPVINAGALLVADVLTSHFSASKLAFLSFMRKLAHDDTVFIDNHVYQSELAHGNRNAALAYLMKSFGNIQAEIPDLLSHYFTQCSVAMSCEQLATSLLFLANKGVDPLTNKVICSPRDAHRVNAILSTSGMYDQSGQFAFSIGLPAKSGVGGGVIAVVPNYGVICTWSPPLNSFGNSVIGTNLVASLAQELGLSIYH; encoded by the coding sequence ATGATAAAAGACATTTCTAATTTACAGGTAAAATTACAAACCTTAATCGCTGGCCAAAAAGGCTTTTATACTCAGGGAAAAGTCGCTGATTACATTCCTGCCTTGGCAGAAGTAAGTGCCAAAAAAATGGGGGTTTGTGTCACCACTATTGATGGAAAAACGGCGGGCGCAGGTGACTATCAAGAACCTTTTTCGATACAAAGTATCTCGAAGGTATTCGGTTTGGTGATGGCAATGAAACGTATTGGCGATGACTTATGGACACGCGTGAATATGGAGCCCTCAGGCCAGCCCTTTAATTCTATTATTCAATTAGAATGGGAAAAAGGTATTCCTAGAAATCCAGTAATAAACGCCGGCGCATTATTAGTTGCTGATGTTCTAACAAGCCATTTCTCTGCAAGTAAATTAGCATTTTTAAGTTTTATGCGAAAATTAGCACATGACGACACCGTGTTTATCGACAATCATGTTTATCAATCTGAATTGGCGCATGGCAATAGAAACGCGGCATTGGCTTATTTGATGAAAAGTTTTGGTAATATTCAGGCTGAAATACCCGATTTATTAAGTCATTACTTTACCCAATGTTCGGTGGCCATGAGCTGTGAGCAACTAGCGACTAGCTTGCTTTTTCTAGCAAACAAAGGCGTTGATCCGCTAACTAATAAAGTTATTTGCAGCCCAAGAGATGCTCATCGTGTTAACGCTATATTATCAACCAGCGGTATGTACGATCAATCGGGTCAGTTTGCTTTCTCTATCGGTTTGCCAGCTAAAAGTGGTGTCGGTGGCGGGGTTATTGCCGTAGTACCTAACTATGGCGTTATTTGTACTTGGAGCCCGCCTTTAAACTCTTTTGGTAACTCGGTTATAGGCACAAACTTAGTGGCGAGTTTAGCCCAAGAGTTAGGTTTGTCTATTTACCATTAA
- the ltaE gene encoding low-specificity L-threonine aldolase, with amino-acid sequence MIDFRSDTVTRPSKAMRTAMANAEVGDDVYGDDPTVNELESWAAKRHGFASAMFCSSGTQANLLALMAHCQRGDEYLCGQQAHNYMFEGGGAAVLGSIQPQPIANEKDGTLCFKKLAAAIKPDDSHFARTTLLSIENTINGKVLPLEYMAKARTFTQQNNLALHLDGARVYNAATALNVDIIEICQHVDSMSICLSKGLGAPIGSILLGSEALIKSAKRWRKVVGGGMRQAGIIAAAAKIALQQNPQKLQQDHDNAKYLANALNQLPNVSVNLEHVETNMVFATFAQEIDITGLVAQLKMDGILLTTGNPMRLVTHLDIDKADIDNFIEQLTSALA; translated from the coding sequence ATGATTGATTTTCGTTCTGACACGGTAACAAGGCCCAGCAAAGCAATGCGTACTGCGATGGCAAACGCAGAAGTAGGTGATGATGTTTACGGTGATGATCCTACCGTTAATGAACTTGAATCTTGGGCGGCTAAGCGCCACGGTTTTGCCAGTGCCATGTTTTGCAGTTCAGGTACACAAGCAAATTTATTAGCCTTGATGGCACATTGTCAACGTGGTGATGAATATCTTTGTGGCCAACAGGCACATAACTATATGTTTGAAGGTGGTGGTGCGGCGGTTTTAGGCTCAATTCAGCCACAACCAATTGCTAATGAAAAAGACGGTACGCTATGTTTTAAAAAACTGGCGGCAGCAATAAAGCCTGATGATTCTCATTTTGCTCGCACCACATTACTGAGCATTGAAAATACCATTAATGGCAAAGTGCTACCTTTAGAATATATGGCCAAGGCACGCACATTTACGCAACAAAATAACTTAGCATTACATTTAGATGGTGCTCGCGTTTATAATGCTGCCACGGCATTAAATGTTGATATTATTGAAATTTGCCAACATGTAGATTCAATGTCGATATGTTTATCAAAGGGACTTGGTGCTCCAATAGGGTCAATATTATTAGGCTCTGAAGCGTTAATAAAAAGTGCTAAACGCTGGCGGAAAGTAGTTGGTGGAGGTATGCGCCAAGCCGGTATTATCGCCGCAGCTGCTAAAATAGCACTACAACAAAATCCACAAAAGTTACAACAAGATCATGATAATGCAAAATATTTGGCTAACGCTTTAAATCAGCTACCTAATGTTTCAGTTAACCTTGAGCACGTGGAAACTAATATGGTTTTTGCAACCTTTGCTCAAGAAATAGATATAACAGGCCTAGTGGCACAGCTTAAAATGGATGGTATATTACTAACCACTGGCAACCCAATGCGACTCGTTACACATTTAGATATTGATAAAGCAGATATAGATAATTTTATTGAGCAATTAACAAGTGCTTTAGCATAG